One window from the genome of candidate division WOR-3 bacterium encodes:
- a CDS encoding elongation factor G, translating to MNRRNICIAGHANAGKTSLGEAILYKAKVTTRLGSIENGTSIFDYLKYERERKYSVNLSVVTFNYDGIDVDLIDTPGYLDFQGDMIAGLSVSDAVIIVVDGVSGFGFMTGKVNEFSEKRGIPRLFYISKVEKEGVEFKRIMEEIKGEVRSGVIPLVVPFMKGNKVIGVVDVLKMKGYSSNGEMEIPKESEGEIKEYRNLMTESLAEIDEGLMEKFVEEKEITDEELREGLRKGFISGEIFPLIAGDSVSLLGIDSLLHYIKNIFPSPKEAKLPSGIESIDGPTVAFSFKTEFEPHMGELSLIKVWRGKISVGDTLINTSTNTEEKINQIFVLKGGEKKVVEELPTGAIGALVKLKNTSTGDTLSDPSNLVVLQRPEFPHPVAKVAIEGETEKDNDKISKALSKMKKSDPTFNYNFDVETKQLILETMGEQHMQFIRSWLEENFDVKFIETMPGIHYRETVQKKAEGHAKFKKQTGGRGQYGEVFLRIEPLPRGAGIEFEDQIKGGNIPSKYIPAVETGVREALNSGALAGYPIIDCKVIVYDGSYHPVDSSDNAFKRAGSMALKDGILKASPFLLEPILKVEVVITDEYTGDVMGDLNAKRGKILGVDAMGKFKVIKAYVPEKEMFKYSSKLRSLTQGTGTYSAEFAFYERVPEEIAKEIIAQRKVEEKEEE from the coding sequence TGAAGCAATCCTTTATAAGGCAAAAGTAACCACTAGGTTGGGCTCTATTGAAAATGGAACGTCTATTTTTGACTATTTGAAATATGAAAGGGAAAGAAAATATTCGGTTAACCTTTCTGTTGTTACTTTTAATTACGATGGAATTGATGTTGATCTTATAGATACACCGGGATATCTTGACTTTCAAGGAGATATGATAGCTGGCTTAAGTGTTTCTGATGCGGTAATAATAGTGGTTGATGGAGTTTCTGGTTTTGGTTTTATGACGGGGAAGGTAAATGAGTTTAGTGAGAAAAGAGGGATTCCAAGATTATTCTATATTAGTAAAGTAGAGAAAGAAGGGGTAGAGTTCAAACGAATAATGGAAGAAATAAAAGGGGAAGTTAGAAGTGGAGTGATACCACTTGTTGTACCTTTCATGAAAGGAAATAAAGTGATTGGTGTTGTCGATGTATTAAAAATGAAAGGATATTCTTCTAATGGTGAAATGGAAATTCCTAAGGAGTCTGAAGGCGAAATTAAAGAGTATAGAAATTTAATGACTGAATCTCTTGCAGAAATTGATGAGGGACTTATGGAGAAATTTGTAGAAGAGAAAGAGATCACTGATGAAGAGTTAAGAGAAGGGTTACGTAAAGGATTTATTTCTGGAGAAATCTTTCCTTTAATAGCTGGGGATTCTGTATCTCTTTTGGGTATAGATTCTCTACTTCACTATATTAAAAATATATTTCCTTCTCCAAAGGAGGCTAAACTTCCCTCTGGTATTGAATCAATTGATGGACCAACAGTTGCTTTCTCTTTTAAAACCGAATTTGAACCTCATATGGGAGAGTTGAGTCTTATAAAAGTTTGGAGAGGAAAAATTTCTGTTGGAGATACACTTATTAATACTTCAACAAACACTGAAGAAAAAATAAATCAGATTTTTGTTTTAAAAGGAGGAGAAAAGAAGGTAGTGGAAGAACTTCCTACTGGAGCAATAGGTGCTCTTGTAAAGTTAAAGAATACTTCTACAGGAGATACTTTGTCTGATCCTTCTAATTTGGTTGTTCTCCAGAGGCCTGAGTTTCCACATCCTGTTGCTAAAGTGGCTATTGAAGGCGAAACAGAGAAGGATAATGATAAAATATCTAAGGCTCTTTCAAAGATGAAAAAATCTGATCCTACATTTAACTATAATTTTGATGTGGAAACCAAACAGCTTATCTTAGAGACAATGGGTGAACAACATATGCAGTTTATAAGATCTTGGTTGGAAGAAAATTTTGACGTGAAGTTTATAGAAACTATGCCTGGAATTCATTATAGGGAGACAGTTCAGAAGAAAGCAGAGGGGCATGCAAAGTTCAAAAAGCAAACCGGTGGAAGAGGACAATATGGGGAAGTATTCTTACGCATTGAGCCTCTTCCAAGAGGAGCAGGAATAGAATTTGAAGATCAAATAAAAGGAGGTAATATTCCGAGTAAATATATTCCAGCGGTAGAAACCGGGGTAAGGGAGGCTTTAAATTCTGGAGCTCTTGCAGGCTATCCTATTATTGATTGCAAAGTTATTGTTTATGATGGTTCATATCACCCTGTTGATTCCTCGGATAATGCTTTCAAAAGAGCAGGTTCTATGGCTTTGAAAGATGGAATCTTGAAAGCATCTCCTTTTCTTTTAGAACCTATTCTTAAGGTGGAAGTGGTAATTACTGATGAATACACAGGAGATGTTATGGGAGATTTAAATGCAAAGAGAGGAAAGATTTTAGGTGTTGATGCTATGGGAAAGTTTAAGGTTATAAAAGCTTATGTTCCAGAAAAGGAGATGTTTAAATATTCTTCCAAGTTACGTTCTCTTACTCAGGGAACAGGAACTTATTCTGCCGAATTTGCCTTTTATGAAAGAGTTCCAGAAGAGATAGCAAAGGAAATAATTGCCCAGAGAAAGGTGGAAGAAAAGGAAGAAGAATGA